One stretch of Buteo buteo chromosome Z, bButBut1.hap1.1, whole genome shotgun sequence DNA includes these proteins:
- the DHFR gene encoding dihydrofolate reductase isoform X2 codes for MKLLWCQLPDKALRPQTCSSTGKQNALIMGKKTWFSIPEKNRPLKGRINIVLSRELNETPKGAHYLSKSLDDALALLDSPELKSKVDMVWIVGGSSVYKAAMEKPINHRLFVTRILQDFESDTFFPEIDYKEYKLLTEYPGVPADIQEENGIQYKFEVYEKAISAQ; via the exons ATGAAACTACTTTGGTGTCAACTGCCTGACAAGGCTTTGAGGCCACAAACGTGTTCTTCTACAG GTAAACAGAATGCACTGATAATGGGTAAAAAAACCTGGTTCTCCATTCCTGAGAAGAATCGTCCTTTAAAAGGCAGAATTAATATAGTGCTCAGCAGGGAGCTCAA TGAAACCCCAAAAGGAGCACATTATCTTTCCAAAAGTCTGGATGATGCTTTAGCTCTTTTGGATTCACCagaattaaaaagtaaagtCGATATGGTTTGGATCGTCGGAGGAAGTTCAGTTTACAAG gcagcAATGGAGAAGCCAATTAATCATCGATTGTTTGTGACAAGAATTTTGCAGGACTTTGAAAGTGACACATTTTTTCCGGAAATCGACTACAAAGAGTACAAACTTCTCACAGA GTACCCAGGTGTCCCTGCTGATATCCAAGAAGAGAATGGCATCCAGTACAAATTTGAGGTGTATGAAAAAGCCATCTCAGCACAATAA
- the DHFR gene encoding dihydrofolate reductase isoform X1, which yields MVRSLNSIVAVCQNMGIGKDGSLPWPPLRNEFKYFQRMTSTSHVEGKQNALIMGKKTWFSIPEKNRPLKGRINIVLSRELNETPKGAHYLSKSLDDALALLDSPELKSKVDMVWIVGGSSVYKAAMEKPINHRLFVTRILQDFESDTFFPEIDYKEYKLLTEYPGVPADIQEENGIQYKFEVYEKAISAQ from the exons ATGGTGCGCTCGCTCAACTCCATCGTGGCCGTGTGCCAGAACATGGGCATCGGGAAGGACGGCAGCCTGCCCTGGCCGCCGCTGAG GAATGAGTTCAAGTACTTCCAGAGAATGACTAGCACATCCCACGTGGAAG GTAAACAGAATGCACTGATAATGGGTAAAAAAACCTGGTTCTCCATTCCTGAGAAGAATCGTCCTTTAAAAGGCAGAATTAATATAGTGCTCAGCAGGGAGCTCAA TGAAACCCCAAAAGGAGCACATTATCTTTCCAAAAGTCTGGATGATGCTTTAGCTCTTTTGGATTCACCagaattaaaaagtaaagtCGATATGGTTTGGATCGTCGGAGGAAGTTCAGTTTACAAG gcagcAATGGAGAAGCCAATTAATCATCGATTGTTTGTGACAAGAATTTTGCAGGACTTTGAAAGTGACACATTTTTTCCGGAAATCGACTACAAAGAGTACAAACTTCTCACAGA GTACCCAGGTGTCCCTGCTGATATCCAAGAAGAGAATGGCATCCAGTACAAATTTGAGGTGTATGAAAAAGCCATCTCAGCACAATAA